The Gossypium hirsutum isolate 1008001.06 chromosome A13, Gossypium_hirsutum_v2.1, whole genome shotgun sequence nucleotide sequence aacaaaTGTTTATTCAAATACATTCGAATCTTGATACTTCTTTATCTAAATTCATTCTAAAATAtcaagttattattatttaaaaattaaaaatatataataaaaaaaagtataaaagtataaaaaattatatgaaaaataactGGATTATCCAAATTCAATGTATTTTTAAGGTTTAGAACCCACCATCCCATCAGACGGGTCTTCCTCCTTAAACTGAACTTTCTTCGTAGCCCGTCCAACATCCCGCAGCCCCACGCCGTGTCTGCCGCCACCATCACTCACTCCCATCGACACAtccattatatataatatattttcaagGTGCTcgttaacaaaatttaaatttatcagtCCATCACCAATGTATTAGTCCCTCCTTTTTTAACTCTATTGCCTTTGTTTAATGATTCATTTTCTCaactattaattttatattaaataaattaatattttttatccatataattataaattcaatgattcaattcattaaaatattataaaattatgtaaaattaattgtGATTGGGTTatcacagttttttttttttggtatatttcatatttattttacgTTTATGTTTGAAGTTCGTGACTGCTCATTCCCATTATGTCATCTCTAAGGTTTGAATCTAAGTCTTACCCTTGAGAGTGTAATGTGCCTTACTATTAGAACCAAGAAGCAAACAAGCAACAAATCATGTAAATTTAAGGATAATGTAAATCCTGACATTGGTAACCTCCATACTCTGCTTTCACTTCATCAAAACAGATTTGGCAATCTCCAAGTTTTCCTTGTTTTAAgagtggagaagaagatgatgatgtcGCGAGACTTTTGATTTTGAGCGGCAATGAAGTGCAATTTgtctggacttggaggtggcaTGGAAGACATATATAAGAAATAAACTTGCCAATGGTGCCACATGCATTACAATTGAAGGAATCATTTCTGAAAAGCAAGCTGGATGGATGCTCATGATACCTATTATCTTCAGTGACAGGTCTTGGCCAGATGCATTATCATCGTCTTCCTTTTGACATTCATCGCAAAAGAATTTGGTTTTATCAAACTGAAGATGAAGGGATTATCATCCCTATGATTTTCGAGGAAGATGAAGGGATGTTGGTGGCCATCATCCTTGAACACGTCTTTCTTTATCAAACATAAAGCACATTTGATGTTAAGACAAAAGGAGCACTCGCCGCACGTATAAAACAACATTTTACATTGTTCCTTGCAGAATGCACAAGCAGCCTTTGAATTCCACTCTTTGGAGTATAAGCCAGTGATTGGAAAGGGTGCCACTTTATGTAAGAGGGAGCATGGGCACATTCCCTATGAAGGTGATTGTTGCAGTGTACACAACTGAAGCGTGAAGCCGATGCCACTTCCCCACATCCCGAGCAGCAAGCTTTTTCCCAACACCAGTAGATGCTCATGAAATTCATGTAAACTATATATGCATAAtcttgtattcatataaaaattcttaattttattcAACAAAACTATAACGTATAATAATGTGTTGAGTTGGATGTGTATCTATAAAGTTGCTTCCTTTTGGGTTTTTTCTTGAAAGAGTAAGAACATTGTCGGATGACGAGGTTAACcaagattttctttttccttttttggaaTAATTCTTAATGTTTTTGcaattaattttctatttaatcaAGTTTGTTGgattcacatataatatatattggtAAAACTACCTTATTTTAGGAGTCAGATTAATTTTGCTcttattacttaaaaaataaataaattaatccttGTACTAAGAGTTAGCAAATTAATCCTTATtacttcaaaaaaattttatgtgAGTGACATGGAATTAAAAGATGAGTAGGATTAAGCAAAAGTGTTATGGAGGTCCTTGTACTAAGAGTCAGCAAATTAGTCGTTATACGTTAGATCATAGAGCAAACCGGtccttctattaaaaaattcatcaatttcaATTGTTGGGTGATGACGTGGCTGATGAAGCAACTAGATAGTGACACTTAGTGTGTTGTGTGTACCTCATATTAATGTGACCTTTTTCCATGTAAgcaactattttaaaaaaattgaaagtcccaaaaataaataatttttaataattgtttaaAAACTATGTCCAAAATGAACAAGGATAACCATGTCCATTAATCTTGTTAAGGCAATTCAAGCCAAGAACAAAgtcttaattcaagtgaattaccTCAAAGTTTTCTTTACCTTTCCATTGACCAATCTGTAGCTCAACTCATTGTGTAACCCCTACAGTTGGGATCTCTTTGGAATTTACTGTTTTGTTCTTCTTAGTCGATTTGCTAATTGAGAGACCAAATTTACCCACAACTTTTTCAGATATGAACAAGTTTGATGCCCCTGTATCAATAAAAGCACCCCTTCTTTGACTTGCAatgttgatgtccacaaacatcaaccctttCTGCTTACAATCCCTCTTCGTTTTTGTAAAATTGAGTATCATTGATCCAAGCTTTAAAGTCTTACTTTTTGGCTTCGCTTTCTCTTCTTTATTGATCACTAAATATCTTGAATTGCTTTGGATAGTCCCATATCTTATGCAGACCACAACATAAGAATCAATTCATTGACTTCTTTTCATTCTCTCTGACCCTCTTGGCTTCGATGGAACTCAAGATCGAACCAAGCTTCAATGGTACTTTTTCTGGCTCATCATCCCCTTCGATGGTAGAAAAGATATATCATTTCGAACAATCCCTTACAATATGTTGACTTTCACAAAGGAAGCATCTCACTGACCCCTTTGGTTTGTTGTTGGACTTCCACTTCCTATTATATGGTTCCCCGTTACCACTATTGTCGCTGTTATTCTCAACCTCCCTTTTTTCATCTCCCCCACCATTTCCCTTCTCTTTGGGCTTGGAAGGCTCAAACTTGTCTTTCCTTAAAATAAGCTCAATTAAGGACTTGCTACAATCATGGCTTTGGAAAGATTTTTGACCATTGATATTGCAATTCTTACATTGCCCAAGGCTTTAACccatccataaaggagaaaaACATCTCATTCTCACCCAATTTGGAAATTAGGAGCATGAGCTCATTGAACTCCCGCACATACTCCCTAATTGTGCATTGTTGTGTAAGCCAATGCAACTTAGCTCTAGCCTCATCCTTGACATACTCTAGGTAAATTGCCCCTTGAATTCACTTTGTAACTTCTCTCAAGTCCCAATGGTAACTCCACCTTATTTTCCATCTGTGGACCTACGATGCCACTATAACAAAGCGATActagtaaaatatataaaagtaatatttaCCTTAGTAGCATTATTCTTGATGTCTTTGGCACAGAAGTATTACTTCATTCCCACAATAAGTTGTCCACATCCTTTGCAAACCTCGGCTCATTGAACTCTTTTAACTTCGAGACATCTACTTTAGGCTCAGGTGCCCTAACCAACACCTCATTACCCAAAGTTGCTTTGCCGATAACGTTATTATTACTCTTCAATTTGTTCCTTCAAGGCTAACATCAAGGTCTTGAGAGCATCATTCTTCTCAATCAACTCACCCAAAGCAGTATTGAGGACCCATTGCATCGCATCCACATTAGTATTGAGGGACTTTGCCACTTGTTCCTTAAGTTGATCTTTCCTCGATTTCAGCTCTGTGGTATGCCCATCAACTTCCTTAAGGGTCTCCCTCACATCACCTATAGAGTCCTCAAGTTTCGCAACTCTACCTTCCAAAACTGACGACATATCCCTCGAGCAGCTAGCTTTCTTGCCCCCACCACGAGTCTTTATAGGTTCAACATACTCGTCTACTTCTTTTGTCATCTTAATTGGTGCCTTCAAACCTTAGCTCGGATACCAACTATCACAAGGCTAAAACTTTAGTTTATCAAATCGTGTGGCCTTAAACGATTTCTTTGTTTCAAATTCGCTCAAATTAGCTTAATTCTCGAAAATGAAAATTCACAAAAGAATTTCACTAAGCCACCGAAATAAAGCAAAAGCAACCTGAAAAGATAAAGAGACTTGAATTGAATAGAAAAGCCACAAGAGAATAATGACACGCCAAGTGTTTGACTAAATGctttaaaaaatattcttttaactCAAGAATGAAGTGATTACAAATGAATGGGAggactctatttatagttgagatctCCCAGATCCAACAGTATACATCGAATTACATCAATGACTGAGATTAGTTTCCATCTACAATTAGAGGATCGTAAGGGTTTAACCTTTATACAATCTTATCCTTTAAGATTTACATTAACCATGGTAGCTCCAGTTTTACTGGAGTGTTTCACTAGGCCATCAAGGCTTCAAGTAGAAGAATTTCTCCATGGTTTCAACGAATCGAGACAATTCAAGTAAATCAAATGAACACCATTTAATCAGTTGACCTCTATGAAACAGTCTGTGTACATTTGTCACGGGTTTCGATCCGCAGCTTGTGACATTCTAAAAACGGTCTATTAATCACATtagataataaatattaaatatatttagaaaatttacaagtaaataatcttaaatatatgatagtaaattgtttgattttttgccatccataatatttttttttctctttgaaacGATTCCAAATTCATCAATTCTCTTATAAAAAGCACATAGATAAAGTAATCTAGTTTAAAATAGTTTCAACTTAACTGGATTCCAAATTTATTGGGATTCAATATAAAACAAACGTAAGCACTAGAAAAACATGTGGTTGGACATAGATTCAACTTCTGAAATGGCTTTATGTGCATTCATTCATGTCAATATTCTGCAACTTTACACTGCTTGACATGGATCTCTTGATCTGTTCCTTTCAAACATCTGTTTTCAAAGTATTCTTATGCCTGGATGGAATTAAATCAATTCCTACAACTGTTTGTCATTTGTCCAAATTTGCTCAAATCATGATACTTCACGAAAACTCCAGAAATGGTTGCTATGATGCAATAATTTAGCAAAGCAATGACGTCAAAAGtttgtatttttgtttatttggtGGTAGATACCTTAAATTGTAATTTTCTCACttaaacaataacaaaaaatattacaTCTAGCTTATTGATGATAATTCGATTAACATAtgtattgttgtcaatataagAAAACGTAAATTCAAGTACGCTAAAAcgcattattcttctaagattagggatagactataaatagttaattttatcaaaaagaaCACACTAATTTAGTTATTTAAATtctgaattaaattaatatcacAAGTTAACCAAACACTAacttaattatgtaaattataaaaatatttatctgtAATTAAAATAAGCTATATATAATAGAATTTGAACTCACACCTATTAGatagtaaattttatttatttatcatccaatcaaaatttaatttttaatatattttatacatttttttaactgcacaatttatcatttttataaattattactTAAGCTATTGATTAATGATACTAACTCaagattaattataatattatgatGAACAATTATACTTCattcaatattcttaatataatgtatttacatgtttaaatttcatattacATAATATCGTATATATTTAACGTTTTTATAAAGATTTTTGtaaataaatgtataaaaaaGAATGTTTGACACAAGTCAACCAAGAAGCTCATCTATACTAAAACACTCATCCTCGTTAAAAAGCCATCCACCATCCCACACACTAATGTTGTTATTCCCTCCACAATTCAATGCAATGTCATCCTTAAACTCCAATCCATTAAGCCAACTATAATCCATCTCGTTCATGCTCTCATCTTCTTCAGCTGCTACTTTCGCCTCCTCCCTCACCTCAGCGTTTACATCACTTGCCGTAGCCGTAGTAGACTCCGAACAAGCTGATGTGGTAGTAGTAGGATCGGAACTGTGTGGCATGTTTAAGATAGCTTTTTCACCATACATGGTCTTAGCAGCTTCATCATAAGCTAAAGCAGCTTGGAAAGCAGTGGGAAAAGTACCGAGCCAGAGTCGTTTTCCTTTATTAGGAACTCGAATTTCAGCTACCCATTTACCCCAAGTCCTTTGTCGAACACCTCTGTAAATACAATTTTGATTTTGAGGACCTCCTTTGCCTTTCATACAACCCTTTTTTGAACCCTTTGCAGGGGGTTTAAGGGCTTTTTTGGTATCGGAATTTTCACTCCATTGTTTCAATGTGTCAGCTACTGATAAACCATTTCGCCTCTTCCTTTTTCTAGAAGAATCCGAGAACAGAGGAATACCCACATTCGGATTTTGATTCTCGGAAAAACCCATGGTTTATTTCTCAAAATCTATGAAAATCTGCAGGTATTTTGAAGTTAGAAGAGGACCCCAAATAACCCAGAATAGggagacaaaaaaaaagaagaaaaggaaaacgAACCTGTGTAAAGAACAGAAGCAGAAGTAAGAAGAAGACCAACAACCTTATTTATTGGGtctgtgttttttctttttcttttttgtctaGTGATCTTCGAAACTGTGTTTTGTCGAAAAAACTGTGAATTATTGTGAAGAACTCTGGTTACTTGGAGAAAATCCGCAGAGAGGGAAATACTGCGAGCCGAAAGAGTCTAGAATCGACTCTCAGATATTTAAATATTTCCGTTGTGagatattttcactttttttaaatattttatagtgTTTGTAAATGACGTGCAGATTTTCAATCGCTCTTGCACGTGTTACTCGAATCTTCCGAATTTATCTAGGATTTTCTCGTTTCCTTCTCTTTTGACTCCAAGTTTTTCATTAATTTCAGATTTGCCACTGGACTGTCCAATTAAAGGCCCAAACTGAAATTATGTACCGTAAACTTTAATTTGAAGCCCCAAGCACCCAATTTTAGTGACGAGGGTTGAGACTGAATATTGCTAAATTTAATATTACCTTCTATTTCATTATCACctctgtaaatgttatatgtattCATTATCAttctgttttaatttaatttttactacttatctttaatttttttaaatatttttaaagtaaagtaaatatttaaatataattttttttaatatttaaataaaatatttttttctatatacgttattatatttttccttttttaatagtttatttatacaagaataaaataataattttatacagtAAAGCAGGTTGGGGCAGGACAAGTGATTATCGTTATGTTCCATACTTATTATCCAAAAGAATAAATTAACCCTGCCCCATCCGCATCCACTTTTGAAACAAAAAATTTATGGTTTGGAATTTATTTATTCCGCATCTGTATCCAACAAGATTGGCTCGGAATTCATTGGGTGATTCGAATTTTACCATCCTTATCCAAATTTAATCTGGGTGGGACAAGATTGGTTCGGtcctatcaatttttttatttttttggatttttgggaccatcaattataatttgattttgtttgatttccttttttatataaatttttagatttattttgacaaaataaattttgttttgtgGCTTTTAGATATTATTTTGTATAGTTtcaaagagtttttttttatatttctaaaattttaataaaaaataatcaataacttttatatgatatttttaaaaaaaaatattttctataaaacTTTTTATAAATTAGATGAAAAATAACATACGGTTTAATTGGGGTAACTGTAATTTTTTAACTTGTATTCAATAAACCGTTCAAATACTTCAACTCAAatcatatttatcaatttttttcttaGTCCACCTTAATTATGAGTTTCATTAAATATGATAGATATcataaatttgtatttattttgataaataaattatctttttataatttaaaaaaggcataatgatttatttggccctccgacattataaaaaaatcatttaaacatttcatttttcacttttttttaacctttaaacttgtgtttttttgtcaaattacccCAAAATGGATGAAAAGGTTAACGTTTTTTAAACTTCGCTGATGTGACAAACACATGGATTGCCACATGGATGCcacatcaaaatttattatttttttaaaattttaaaaaattaattaaatgttgacatgtcaTCGAACATGGTAGCAAAGTTAACAATTCCATCTATTTTTGGGtgatttaaaaaaatgtaattttaagtgctaaaagaggcaaaaaaaaaataaatggatgCTAAAATGacatcttctcttcttcttcttcttcctttttttataaaattggagggtcAAAAAAGTTATTATACCTTTTAAAAAATAGTAATGAGAAAGTATTTGTAACACATTTTACCATTTATATATCATTAAACAATTTTCCTAGACACTCCTTATTAGGGATGGCAAAACCTGAACCGTCCGATGGATTTCGAATTGGTTCACTCCTTATTAGAGATGATTAAAATTCGATTGAATTCGAAATAttcgataaaaaaattaattttttaattaaatagttctagttaatcgagttatttggatcaacttgaataaaaaaatcaaaattttcggtttaactcgaatatgaatcaCACAATTCAAGTTATCTGACAATCcaaataagaaaagacaaaactatGACATTTTGATAAATGATTactttttctaaagttaaaagtcaaaatcattaaattaaaagaaaaaattacatcattttgattaatgtttacctattaagttaaaaataaaatattatattatttatatagttaaaaaatattgtacttcgtctactagttaaataatcgatcTATTTAAACGCaatattgaatataaataatatgatttgtTTACTCGACTcgactcaaaattttttaacttgattcgaaaaaatttcaaattgaatttgATTCCTAAAATAAGATTTGTCAACgcgactaactcaaaatttttttattcaattcgaCTCGATTGCACACTAACCCCTAACTTGTAGTAAAATTACGAGAGGACACGAGAATAAAGCAAAGTGACAAACtctagtaaaataataataggaAGATATAAAAGGAACCTTGagtttttgtttctatttttaaaaaaatttatatattttttctttgaattttatgtattttttaaaaattctgaagaaaaatttaaaaaaatttattttttaaaaattgatatatatatatatttttactttttctttattttatttcatatagtaAACATTTGGTGTGATTTGGCATTTTCCAACCCATCATATAAATCTTTTCAagggacaaaaaaaaaattggactaATGGATATAGCGATTTGCAAttcaagaaataaattaaataattttttttttcaaatatcaaAATGATGATATAGAGGTGTTATTGGATCGGGTTAGGTCATGTAAATCGTAATGGGCTAAACTTGTTCAGCCCATGACccacaaataaataaacagaaataaaagtatatatttttttaacaaccCAAGATTCAAAAAATAGATGCCCAAACACAactaaacccaaaccctaaataaCCCAAATGAAACCTAGGCCAAAAGGGCCCAAAACCTTAACACTTTCAGCCAACCTAGGAAACCCTAGCCCCTAATACTTGCAACAGCCGCTGCTCCAAAAGCCTCCGTGTCCCACGCCACTCGGACCTCTAACGCCGCACCACTCACACCTCCACGTTAGAGCTCACGTCCACCACGCCACCTGCAATGAAAAAACAGTTgtaaaaaggctataaaagcctccAAAAATCATTGTAAAGGGACGGTTTTTTTAATACACGAAATAAAGAGCAATCAAAGCAGAGAAACTTTTTTAAAggtgttcttttattttttttactcttttgagttttttttcgttttattttattattattatcattatttttcttcttatcatttttttctaaaaaatggaaagaaaatagaaaaaggaaattttacCTTTGGCGACTGCACGTGTGGTGGCGCGTGCGGCGCAGTCTTACCGGTCCCCTGGCCGGATTCTGGAACCCTTCAGAGAAAATAGGgtgtttttttccttttatttttttgaaactgaggagaagaatgaaatttaaaaaaaaaatcagcttTTATAGTAggccaaaacggcatcgttttgtgCCACAAGCCCAGGCGCCAAAACGGCACCATTTAGGCACACGACCCGCTCACGTTAcccgacccggggaggatcctCGTGTTTTCATTAATGGACTATTTTCCACTTTAGCCCTTCCATTTTTTAGagttttgcaatttaaattttctttatttttaatttggccctaaaaATTTTGTTTCTGTTTTAATTTGATCCTTGGGCCTTTTAAATGTGAGTATTGAGACGACGCCGTTTGGGAATAGGGTATATTTTCCCTGTGAGTCCCTCCTCTATGACGCGCGTTCCAATTCGATCCATAGATTGGTCCTatcctttcattattttaaaattggcCACCAGAATCTCATCTAAACTCCATTTTAATCCCTATGCGCATGTTTCTTTAAGGGTTTACCCCTACATTTCATTTTTGGTTctgatttagtttttttatttggttatttatttatctatttcaacattttatatttttttttgaattattttattcgttttttattatttacattaaaATGGTTCATTACAAATcattatattgttttattttgtatatttattggttaatttaaactattttcatgtattatttattttatttttttacgtattatttattttaaaagttgttttatgattatttattttaagatattGTATTTTATTGTTTCAcgctttttatatattattcatttcaaatttaataaat carries:
- the LOC107940803 gene encoding dehydration-responsive element-binding protein 2A, whose translation is MGFSENQNPNVGIPLFSDSSRKRKRRNGLSVADTLKQWSENSDTKKALKPPAKGSKKGCMKGKGGPQNQNCIYRGVRQRTWGKWVAEIRVPNKGKRLWLGTFPTAFQAALAYDEAAKTMYGEKAILNMPHSSDPTTTTSACSESTTATASDVNAEVREEAKVAAEEDESMNEMDYSWLNGLEFKDDIALNCGGNNNISVWDGGWLFNEDECFSIDELLG